A stretch of Cyanobacterium sp. HL-69 DNA encodes these proteins:
- a CDS encoding sensory transduction histidine kinase yields the protein MSNPNSVVTDLLQVFPTWRTQIYFKSSLTALSHAMEDQVLANTEEALIIASFQKERFYRQEAHRYRRIGKISPHVYVLAAPETDFSNTTDVYEKIAFDEDDALTKEWHLVVIGENYTSCLICREKTHLPKTEAAEMSMDNSRRFEGIWTFDSDVTLAAASILLDRIANYRPELQEKVEKAKERYCRKDKMSSTGVDFFPTEGQISSPIINPDPFVQRLITYLQSGQYKLIKANNFLSTKEKKERLLNSVTDAIRRSLNPEEILQMAVDKLGEGLGVCRCLIYRCQESDYNAEINHEFLSDGIKSIKGQTWPLKQNPLFREVLNLRESISIDDVELDPRTQGKTKVLKNLISSCSIISWLIVPILYQGRLLGVMELHHCDDKPINWKPEDIALVNAIATQVAVALIQAESYTNLEDLNEQLEALDRTRSNLVAITGHELRTPLSTIQICLESLANEPDMPEELKQIMLSTALQDAERMRKLVQDFLTLSQLESGRVEWNPEPLSLEECVELSISHIRSRQDQSIIPSIENLVPQQIPLVQVDGEWLVEVLSKLLDNACKFSNGNGHIRISVKEKDLANLEVTISDNGRGIEPDRLNQVFDRFYQEEGALRRSAGGTGLGLAICRQIVNNWGGKIWAESSGKNQGSKFHFTIPIFDGADFPPPKVQNKRLKLRERY from the coding sequence ATGAGCAACCCTAATTCTGTTGTCACAGATTTACTACAAGTTTTTCCCACGTGGCGAACTCAAATCTATTTCAAATCTTCCTTAACAGCACTATCTCACGCTATGGAAGATCAAGTTTTGGCAAATACAGAAGAAGCCTTGATTATAGCTAGTTTTCAGAAGGAAAGATTTTATCGCCAAGAGGCTCATCGTTATCGTCGCATCGGCAAAATTTCGCCCCATGTTTATGTTTTAGCCGCCCCAGAAACAGATTTTTCTAATACCACGGATGTTTACGAAAAAATAGCTTTTGATGAAGATGATGCCCTAACCAAAGAATGGCACTTGGTGGTAATTGGGGAAAACTACACAAGCTGTTTAATTTGTCGGGAGAAAACCCATTTACCCAAAACAGAGGCGGCGGAGATGTCTATGGATAATAGTCGTCGTTTTGAGGGAATCTGGACTTTTGATTCTGATGTTACCTTAGCCGCGGCATCGATACTTTTGGATAGAATTGCCAATTATCGTCCTGAGTTACAAGAAAAGGTGGAGAAGGCAAAAGAGCGTTATTGTCGTAAGGATAAAATGTCATCCACTGGGGTAGATTTTTTCCCCACAGAGGGGCAAATTAGTTCTCCGATTATAAATCCAGATCCTTTTGTACAGCGGTTGATTACTTATTTACAGTCGGGGCAGTACAAGTTAATCAAGGCAAACAATTTTTTGAGTACCAAGGAGAAAAAGGAAAGACTTTTAAATTCTGTTACCGATGCCATTCGTCGCTCGTTGAATCCAGAGGAGATTTTGCAGATGGCGGTGGATAAGTTGGGAGAAGGTTTAGGGGTGTGTCGTTGTTTGATTTATCGTTGTCAAGAGAGTGATTATAATGCGGAAATTAACCATGAGTTTTTGAGCGATGGGATAAAGTCTATTAAGGGGCAAACTTGGCCTTTGAAGCAAAATCCTTTGTTTCGGGAGGTGTTAAATTTACGGGAGTCCATTAGTATTGATGATGTGGAGTTGGATCCTCGTACTCAGGGTAAAACAAAGGTTTTAAAGAATTTAATTAGTAGTTGCTCTATTATTTCTTGGTTGATTGTACCAATTTTGTATCAGGGTCGTTTGTTGGGGGTGATGGAGTTACATCATTGTGATGATAAACCTATTAATTGGAAACCAGAGGATATTGCTTTGGTAAATGCGATCGCAACTCAGGTAGCCGTGGCACTAATTCAGGCAGAATCTTATACTAATTTAGAAGACCTTAATGAACAGCTAGAGGCGCTTGATCGCACCCGTTCCAACCTTGTAGCCATTACTGGTCATGAATTGCGTACTCCTCTATCTACTATTCAAATCTGCCTTGAGAGCCTTGCTAATGAGCCAGATATGCCAGAGGAATTAAAGCAAATTATGCTTAGTACCGCCCTTCAAGATGCCGAGAGAATGCGTAAACTGGTACAGGACTTTTTAACCCTTTCTCAACTAGAAAGTGGCAGGGTAGAGTGGAACCCAGAACCTTTGTCCCTAGAGGAATGCGTAGAGTTGTCCATCTCCCATATTCGCTCTCGACAAGACCAATCCATTATTCCTAGTATTGAAAATTTAGTACCTCAACAAATTCCCCTAGTGCAAGTAGATGGAGAGTGGTTAGTGGAAGTATTAAGCAAATTGCTGGATAATGCTTGTAAATTTTCCAATGGTAACGGACATATTCGTATTAGCGTGAAAGAGAAAGATCTTGCTAACTTAGAGGTTACTATATCCGATAATGGTAGAGGTATTGAACCCGATCGCCTTAATCAAGTATTTGATCGTTTTTACCAAGAAGAAGGCGCCCTAAGACGCTCTGCAGGAGGTACAGGATTGGGCTTGGCTATTTGTCGTCAAATTGTTAATAATTGGGGTGGAAAAATTTGGGCAGAATCTTCAGGAAAAAATCAGGGTAGCAAGTTTCATTTTACTATTCCTATTTTTGATGGAGCCGATTTTCCCCCTCCCAAGGTACAAAATAAGAGGTTAAAGTTAAGGGAACGCTATTAG
- the ldh gene encoding L-lactate dehydrogenase Ldh encodes MFDKILIPNPSAQESSFIRPRKGVIIGLGQVGLACAYSLLIQDCFDELVLQDIATEKLEGEIMDLSHGMPFISPTDLKSGTVVHEGRDADIVIITAGVAQRQGESRLSLVERNIAIYKNILADVVKYCPDSIILVVSNPVDIMTHATLKITGFPSSRVIGSGTVLDTARFRSLLAKKMGIDARSVHAYIIGEHGDSEVPLWSMANVGGVKIVPNGWENLGNDEQEFLAKIYDDVKNAAYEIIRRKGSTSYAIGLATTDIVKAIVNSQERILTVSGLMKGMYGIDDICLSIPRVINEKGILQTVNLALSPHEEKLLQNSANLLKDIFQQLSIDN; translated from the coding sequence ATGTTTGATAAAATCTTAATTCCTAATCCCAGCGCCCAAGAATCTTCGTTTATTCGCCCCCGCAAAGGAGTTATTATCGGTTTAGGGCAGGTGGGTTTAGCCTGTGCCTATTCCTTATTAATTCAAGACTGCTTTGACGAGTTGGTATTACAGGACATTGCCACGGAAAAACTGGAAGGGGAAATCATGGATTTATCCCACGGAATGCCCTTTATTTCTCCCACGGACTTAAAATCGGGTACTGTTGTCCATGAGGGGAGAGATGCAGACATCGTCATTATTACCGCAGGGGTTGCCCAACGGCAAGGGGAAAGCCGTCTGAGTTTGGTGGAGCGTAATATTGCGATTTATAAAAATATTCTCGCTGATGTGGTGAAATACTGCCCTGATTCGATTATTTTGGTAGTGAGTAATCCTGTGGATATTATGACCCATGCCACTCTTAAAATTACAGGTTTTCCTAGCTCAAGGGTGATTGGCTCTGGTACAGTATTAGATACCGCTCGTTTTCGTTCTCTATTAGCTAAAAAAATGGGCATAGATGCTCGTAGTGTCCATGCTTATATTATCGGTGAACATGGCGACAGTGAAGTTCCTTTGTGGAGTATGGCTAATGTAGGAGGGGTGAAAATTGTGCCTAATGGTTGGGAAAACTTGGGTAATGATGAACAAGAGTTTTTAGCCAAAATTTATGATGATGTCAAAAATGCTGCCTATGAAATTATCCGTCGTAAGGGTAGCACTTCCTATGCTATTGGTTTAGCTACTACTGATATTGTAAAGGCGATCGTTAATTCTCAAGAACGTATTTTAACGGTCAGTGGTTTAATGAAGGGAATGTATGGCATTGATGATATTTGCTTGAGCATTCCTCGGGTTATCAATGAAAAAGGTATTTTACAAACTGTTAATTTAGCCCTTAGCCCCCACGAGGAAAAGTTATTACAAAACTCTGCCAATCTTTTGAAAGATATATTTCAACAGTTGAGCATTGATAACTAA